In the Carboxydothermus hydrogenoformans Z-2901 genome, one interval contains:
- the purH gene encoding bifunctional phosphoribosylaminoimidazolecarboxamide formyltransferase/IMP cyclohydrolase: protein MGSKRALISVYDKKGIVEFAGKLVDLGFEIISTGGSYKVLKEAGIPVTYISDITGFPEILEGRVKTLHPAIHGGILAKRTEEHLKEISAQGIKPIDLVIVNLYPFRETVARGADRDEIIENIDIGGPTLIRAAAKNHRYVTVVVDPEDYAEVAEHLKKGEVPPEVRERLALKAFRHTASYDIAIANYFAGRLEDGGFRKKLYIEAEQVEMLRYGENPHQRGAVYRVEGTFGLVDAEILNGKAMSFNNYLDADAAYRLIWEFREPAAAIIKHTVPCGVATGENLKEAYEKAYAGDPVSAYGGIVAFNGAVDEKVAELLVQHFYEVIIAPDFSDEALKILREKKNLRVIKAKPLALEELNLRQISGGLLLQENDGKLYEELKVVAGNDLTEGQREDIVFGLKVVKYVKSNAIAVVKDGMLLGAGGGQTSRIDAVKIALNKAGERARGAVVVSDAFFPFADSIEELAKAGVSVVVEPGGAVRDREVIEEAAKRNVTLVFTGVRHFLH, encoded by the coding sequence ATGGGAAGTAAGCGGGCTTTAATTTCCGTTTACGATAAAAAGGGTATAGTGGAATTTGCCGGGAAATTAGTAGATTTAGGCTTTGAAATAATTTCTACCGGGGGAAGTTATAAAGTTTTAAAAGAGGCCGGTATCCCGGTTACGTATATAAGTGATATTACCGGTTTTCCGGAAATTTTAGAAGGACGGGTAAAGACTTTGCATCCGGCAATTCACGGGGGTATCCTGGCCAAAAGAACGGAGGAGCATTTAAAGGAAATTTCAGCCCAGGGTATAAAGCCTATTGATTTGGTGATAGTAAACCTGTATCCATTCCGGGAAACGGTAGCGCGGGGAGCTGATCGTGACGAAATCATTGAAAATATTGACATAGGTGGCCCCACTTTAATCCGGGCAGCAGCCAAAAACCACCGGTACGTTACGGTGGTGGTCGATCCGGAAGATTATGCGGAAGTGGCCGAACATCTGAAAAAGGGAGAGGTGCCGCCTGAGGTCAGGGAAAGGTTAGCTTTAAAAGCGTTCCGCCATACTGCCAGTTACGACATTGCTATTGCCAATTATTTTGCGGGAAGGTTAGAGGATGGTGGTTTTCGGAAAAAATTATATATTGAAGCGGAACAGGTGGAAATGCTGCGGTACGGAGAAAATCCCCACCAGCGGGGAGCGGTTTACCGGGTGGAGGGGACTTTTGGACTGGTTGATGCGGAAATTTTAAACGGTAAAGCCATGAGCTTTAATAATTACCTTGATGCCGATGCAGCGTACCGGTTAATCTGGGAGTTTCGTGAGCCGGCGGCAGCCATAATCAAGCACACCGTACCCTGCGGTGTGGCTACCGGGGAAAATTTAAAGGAAGCTTACGAAAAAGCGTATGCCGGTGATCCGGTGTCGGCTTACGGGGGAATTGTTGCTTTTAACGGTGCGGTTGATGAAAAGGTGGCTGAGCTTTTGGTTCAGCATTTTTACGAGGTAATAATTGCTCCGGACTTTTCCGATGAAGCCTTAAAAATCTTGCGGGAAAAGAAGAATTTACGGGTTATAAAGGCAAAACCGCTTGCTTTAGAGGAACTTAATTTAAGGCAAATTAGCGGAGGACTGTTGCTTCAGGAAAATGATGGGAAGCTTTATGAAGAATTAAAGGTGGTAGCGGGTAATGATTTAACCGAAGGGCAAAGGGAAGATATAGTTTTTGGTTTAAAAGTAGTGAAATACGTTAAATCCAATGCCATAGCTGTGGTAAAGGACGGGATGCTTTTAGGAGCTGGCGGTGGGCAGACCAGCCGGATTGATGCGGTAAAAATTGCATTAAATAAAGCCGGGGAAAGAGCCCGGGGAGCGGTGGTGGTTTCCGATGCCTTCTTCCCCTTTGCCGATTCCATCGAGGAACTGGCCAAAGCGGGGGTTTCGGTGGTAGTAGAGCCGGGAGGAGCGGTGCGCGACCGGGAAGTAATCGAAGAAGCGGCAAAAAGAAATGTAACTCTCGTTTTTACGGGAGTAAGGCATTTCTTACATTAG
- the purD gene encoding phosphoribosylamine--glycine ligase: MKVLVVGSGGREHAIVKKLKESPKVTEVLAAPGNAGIAREARVVPVEVDNLSGLLEIALREKVDLTVVGPELPLTLGIVDYFNEHGLLVFGPGRDAAQIEGSKSFAKELMRENGIPTAFYETFTDYNEAREYVYRKGVPIVIKADGLAAGKGVYVCQELEEAIKALNDIFVKRIFGAAGNKVVIEEYLEGQEVSVLAFTDGETVVQMVPAQDHKRVFNNDQGPNTGGMGAYAPAPVYTPEIAERVQREILLPTLKGLKGKGITYRGVLYAGLILTREGPKVLEFNARFGDPETQVILPLLKTDLVEIMLAVVEKRLSEINIEFLPKACATVVLASGGYPGKYETGKVIHGLDRLPPGVVAYHAGTAFNGDDIVTAGGRVLNITAVGDTLKAAVELAYEGVKAVSFEGMHYRTDIGQKALKLQ; encoded by the coding sequence ATGAAGGTTCTGGTAGTGGGAAGTGGCGGCCGGGAGCATGCTATAGTAAAAAAACTTAAGGAAAGTCCAAAAGTTACGGAGGTATTGGCCGCTCCGGGTAATGCCGGCATTGCCCGGGAGGCTCGGGTGGTGCCGGTGGAAGTGGATAACCTGTCCGGGCTTTTGGAAATTGCCCTGCGGGAGAAAGTGGATTTAACGGTGGTGGGACCCGAGCTTCCCTTAACCCTGGGGATTGTCGATTATTTTAACGAACATGGTCTTTTAGTCTTTGGCCCAGGCCGGGATGCGGCCCAAATTGAGGGCAGTAAAAGTTTTGCCAAGGAACTGATGCGGGAAAACGGTATTCCTACGGCTTTTTATGAAACTTTTACCGATTATAACGAAGCCAGGGAGTACGTTTACCGGAAAGGGGTGCCGATAGTCATTAAAGCCGACGGCCTGGCGGCGGGTAAAGGGGTTTACGTTTGCCAGGAGTTGGAGGAAGCGATAAAAGCTTTAAACGATATTTTCGTTAAGCGGATTTTTGGGGCTGCGGGAAATAAAGTGGTCATTGAAGAATATCTCGAGGGGCAAGAGGTTAGCGTCCTCGCTTTTACCGATGGGGAAACGGTGGTGCAAATGGTGCCGGCACAGGACCATAAAAGGGTGTTTAACAACGACCAGGGACCCAATACCGGGGGAATGGGAGCCTATGCCCCGGCTCCCGTATATACTCCGGAAATTGCCGAAAGGGTCCAGCGGGAAATCCTGCTGCCCACATTAAAGGGGCTTAAAGGGAAAGGAATAACCTACCGGGGAGTTTTGTATGCGGGGCTTATCTTAACCCGGGAGGGGCCAAAAGTTTTGGAGTTTAATGCCCGCTTTGGTGATCCCGAAACCCAGGTTATCCTGCCCCTGTTAAAAACCGATTTGGTAGAGATTATGCTGGCGGTGGTGGAAAAAAGGCTTTCCGAGATAAACATCGAATTTCTGCCCAAGGCCTGTGCCACGGTAGTATTGGCCTCCGGCGGGTATCCCGGAAAATACGAAACCGGCAAAGTTATCCATGGTCTTGACCGGTTACCGCCGGGGGTGGTGGCGTATCATGCCGGAACCGCTTTCAATGGGGATGATATTGTTACCGCCGGTGGCCGGGTATTAAATATAACGGCGGTAGGGGATACCCTCAAGGCGGCCGTAGAACTTGCCTATGAAGGAGTTAAGGCCGTATCCTTTGAAGGGATGCACTACCGCACCGATATTGGCCAAAAAGCTTTGAAATTACAATAG
- a CDS encoding DUF814 domain-containing protein: protein MNNRALALFSGGLDSILAIKVSQRAGADVTALHFINPFVSEVKTEYIKEKAKELGVPLILEPLGDDYLEIILKPKYGYGKAMNPCIDCRAFMLKKAKELLPKYNASFLISGEVLGQRPKSQMRHSMQQTAREAGVEDILVRPLTAKNLPPTLPERLGIIDREKLLDFSGRNRKPQMALARELGIQNYPSPAGGCLLTQVEYGKKLKDLINHGQYDLREIKRLNIGRQFRLSHGAKLIVGRNHEENEALKASAKDSDILMRVQNFKGPLAVLTGNDISYVALKTAARITARYADCPKEQKVTVTFYRINNPKNKEAIEVIPMASEEVSTYRIE from the coding sequence ATGAACAATCGAGCCTTAGCTCTCTTTTCCGGCGGTCTTGACAGTATTCTGGCTATAAAAGTTTCCCAAAGAGCCGGTGCCGATGTTACCGCTCTTCATTTTATAAATCCTTTCGTTTCAGAAGTAAAAACCGAATATATCAAAGAGAAAGCCAAAGAATTGGGAGTACCGCTAATTTTAGAACCGCTGGGCGACGATTATTTGGAAATAATTTTAAAACCAAAATACGGTTACGGAAAAGCGATGAACCCGTGCATTGACTGCCGGGCCTTCATGTTAAAAAAAGCCAAAGAACTTTTGCCCAAATACAACGCTTCTTTTTTAATAAGCGGTGAAGTGCTGGGTCAAAGGCCAAAATCCCAGATGCGCCACTCGATGCAACAAACCGCAAGAGAAGCGGGAGTAGAAGATATCTTGGTACGGCCGCTTACCGCCAAAAACCTTCCCCCCACTTTGCCGGAACGCTTGGGGATAATCGACCGGGAAAAACTTTTGGATTTTTCCGGCCGTAACCGCAAGCCCCAGATGGCTTTAGCCAGAGAACTGGGAATCCAAAATTATCCTTCCCCAGCCGGGGGTTGCCTTTTAACCCAGGTGGAATACGGAAAAAAGCTGAAGGATTTAATCAACCACGGTCAGTACGATTTAAGAGAAATCAAAAGGCTAAATATCGGCCGCCAGTTTAGGCTAAGTCACGGAGCAAAACTCATAGTCGGCCGCAACCACGAGGAAAACGAAGCTTTAAAAGCATCGGCTAAAGATAGTGACATTTTAATGCGGGTGCAAAATTTTAAGGGTCCCCTGGCAGTGTTAACCGGAAATGATATTTCCTATGTAGCGCTTAAAACAGCAGCCCGGATAACCGCCCGCTATGCCGATTGCCCCAAGGAGCAGAAAGTTACTGTAACTTTTTACAGGATAAATAATCCGAAAAATAAAGAAGCCATAGAGGTTATACCTATGGCTTCGGAAGAAGTAAGTACTTATCGAATTGAATAA
- a CDS encoding YerC/YecD family TrpR-related protein — protein MFKYEGKLRDPAFDSLFEAILALKNIDECYAFFEDICTIAELKALAQRWEVAKMLDEGRTYQEIVQKTGASTATISRVKRYLNYGASGYRLMLKRLKEEGKL, from the coding sequence ATGTTTAAGTATGAGGGAAAATTACGGGACCCGGCGTTTGACAGTTTGTTTGAGGCAATACTTGCCCTGAAAAATATTGATGAATGTTATGCTTTTTTTGAAGATATCTGCACTATTGCGGAATTAAAAGCTTTGGCCCAGCGCTGGGAAGTGGCGAAAATGCTGGATGAGGGAAGAACCTATCAGGAAATTGTCCAAAAAACCGGAGCAAGTACCGCTACCATTAGCCGGGTTAAAAGATATTTAAATTACGGCGCTTCCGGTTACCGGCTGATGCTTAAACGCTTAAAGGAAGAAGGGAAATTATGA
- the hisZ gene encoding ATP phosphoribosyltransferase regulatory subunit has product MRENFKELPMGVRDYLPGEAALRRYLENLFVELVAKEGFQEVITPSFEYYETLRESSETDLIKFVDRTGELLALRGDMTTPIARVVSTKMKHRELPLKIFYAATVFSGNFSGRNKLREFKQLGIEVFGDITSKLESDLIKLMAVYLRKAKVKNLEISLGHVDILTGLIEEYELFNHFSEIKNALNQKDYVALEGIFERAGKSQRVRESLVDFLQQRGGKAILRKAKKMLSHPKAKKALEELEEVTEYLISEGVRELKLDFSLVRDLNYYTGLVFEAYTPYLGYPLGGGGRYDTLLKKFGWDTPAFGFALGLERIVESIANSIDK; this is encoded by the coding sequence ATGAGGGAAAACTTTAAGGAACTACCAATGGGAGTAAGAGATTATCTACCCGGGGAAGCAGCGTTACGGAGATACCTGGAAAACTTGTTTGTAGAGCTGGTGGCCAAGGAAGGCTTTCAAGAGGTTATAACTCCTTCCTTTGAGTATTATGAAACTTTGCGGGAATCATCGGAGACCGATTTAATTAAATTTGTGGACCGTACGGGAGAGCTTTTGGCCCTCAGGGGAGATATGACCACCCCCATTGCCCGGGTGGTTTCTACCAAAATGAAGCATCGGGAGTTACCCCTTAAAATTTTTTATGCGGCAACGGTTTTTTCCGGGAATTTTTCCGGAAGAAACAAACTTAGAGAGTTTAAACAACTGGGGATTGAAGTGTTTGGGGATATTACTTCAAAATTAGAATCAGACTTAATAAAACTAATGGCTGTGTATTTGCGTAAAGCCAAGGTGAAAAACCTGGAAATTTCTCTGGGACATGTGGATATTTTAACGGGGCTTATTGAAGAATACGAACTTTTTAACCATTTTTCGGAAATAAAAAATGCTTTAAATCAAAAAGATTACGTAGCTTTGGAGGGAATTTTTGAGAGGGCGGGAAAAAGTCAAAGGGTCCGGGAAAGTCTGGTGGATTTTTTACAGCAGCGGGGAGGTAAAGCAATCCTAAGAAAGGCAAAGAAAATGTTAAGCCATCCGAAAGCCAAAAAAGCCTTAGAAGAACTGGAGGAGGTTACCGAATACCTAATTTCTGAGGGAGTAAGGGAATTAAAGCTGGATTTTTCTTTGGTCAGGGATTTAAACTATTACACCGGTTTGGTGTTTGAAGCTTACACCCCTTATTTAGGCTATCCTTTGGGGGGTGGAGGGCGTTACGATACCCTTTTAAAAAAATTTGGCTGGGATACACCGGCTTTTGGTTTTGCCCTGGGGTTGGAAAGAATTGTTGAAAGTATTGCCAATAGTATTGACAAATAA
- the hisG gene encoding ATP phosphoribosyltransferase produces the protein MKNGLTFALPKGTLFPDTVRLLYKAGFLKKEEVLLESRKLVIKDGPYTFIICRPTDIPTFVEHGAADLGIVGKDVIEEQRREIFELLDLKYGKCHFAVAAPRDNPKVHDLGKLTEVRAASKFPEVTRRFFKGLGVRAEVIKMHGNVELAPLVGLADVIVDLVSTGRTLRENNLIEITKIMDITARLVANRVAARVYDREIKAIVKKFKNLVGGEKNEVNLK, from the coding sequence ATGAAAAATGGTTTAACTTTTGCCCTGCCTAAAGGGACATTATTTCCCGATACGGTGCGCCTTCTCTATAAAGCGGGTTTTTTAAAAAAGGAAGAGGTCCTTTTGGAAAGTCGAAAACTCGTAATTAAAGATGGCCCATATACTTTTATTATCTGCCGGCCGACCGATATCCCCACTTTTGTGGAGCATGGAGCGGCCGACCTGGGTATTGTGGGTAAGGATGTAATTGAAGAGCAGCGACGGGAAATTTTTGAACTTTTGGATTTAAAATACGGAAAATGCCATTTTGCCGTGGCGGCACCCAGGGATAACCCTAAAGTGCACGATTTGGGAAAGCTTACGGAAGTCAGGGCGGCCAGCAAATTTCCCGAAGTAACCCGACGGTTTTTTAAAGGTCTTGGGGTGCGGGCGGAGGTTATCAAAATGCACGGGAATGTAGAGCTGGCTCCGCTGGTGGGTCTTGCTGATGTAATTGTGGACCTGGTTTCTACCGGAAGAACTTTAAGGGAAAATAACTTAATTGAAATAACGAAGATAATGGATATAACCGCAAGGTTGGTTGCCAACCGGGTAGCCGCCAGGGTTTATGACCGGGAAATAAAAGCAATTGTAAAAAAGTTCAAGAATTTAGTTGGGGGCGAAAAAAATGAAGTTAATCTTAAATAA
- the hisD gene encoding histidinol dehydrogenase: protein MKLILNKEELLDKYSRRKAVEEDIEQQVRKILNEVASSGDEALIEYAREFDGFKGDLSNLKVSEEEIDKAYREVDDGFLNSLRKAIQRVFDFHQKQLPRSWFTTEENGNILGQIYTPVEVAGIYVPGGTAAYPSSVVMNAVPAKVAGVKRIVMVSPQKGERMNPYVLVAAREAGVTEIYRVGGAHAIAALAFGTKTIPRVDVITGPGNIYVTIAKKLVYGTVNIDMLAGPSEVVVIADSSAKPEYLAADMLSQAEHDSLASGVVITWDGELARKTAQKVEEYLKLLPRREIILKALENCGGIVVVDDEEEALQLANQLAPEHLELMLPNPFGYLAKVKNAGAVFLGQFSPEPMGDYLAGPNHVLPTSGTSRFYSPLSVDNFLKKSSVIYYSQEGFLADARDVIKLAETEGLFAHALSVKVRISNE, encoded by the coding sequence ATGAAGTTAATCTTAAATAAAGAAGAACTTTTAGATAAATATTCCCGGCGCAAAGCAGTGGAGGAAGATATAGAGCAACAGGTACGAAAAATTCTTAATGAAGTGGCAAGTTCGGGGGATGAAGCGTTAATCGAGTACGCCCGGGAGTTTGATGGTTTTAAGGGGGATTTAAGCAATCTTAAAGTAAGCGAAGAGGAAATAGATAAAGCTTACAGGGAAGTGGACGATGGGTTTTTAAATAGTCTTCGCAAAGCAATTCAAAGGGTTTTTGATTTTCACCAAAAGCAACTTCCCCGGAGCTGGTTTACCACGGAAGAAAACGGAAATATCCTGGGACAAATTTATACTCCCGTGGAGGTTGCCGGGATTTACGTACCGGGCGGTACTGCAGCCTATCCTTCGTCGGTGGTGATGAATGCCGTACCGGCAAAAGTTGCCGGGGTAAAAAGAATTGTGATGGTTTCGCCCCAAAAAGGCGAGCGGATGAATCCTTATGTTTTGGTTGCCGCCCGGGAAGCCGGGGTGACGGAAATTTACCGGGTTGGCGGAGCGCACGCCATAGCTGCCCTGGCTTTTGGCACCAAAACCATCCCCAGGGTAGATGTAATTACCGGACCGGGCAATATTTATGTGACCATCGCCAAAAAGCTCGTTTACGGCACGGTCAATATCGATATGCTGGCAGGCCCCAGTGAGGTGGTGGTTATCGCCGATAGCTCGGCAAAGCCCGAGTATCTTGCCGCGGATATGTTATCCCAGGCGGAACATGATTCCCTGGCTTCGGGGGTGGTTATTACCTGGGATGGGGAGCTGGCCCGAAAGACAGCGCAAAAAGTGGAGGAGTATTTAAAGCTCCTACCCCGCCGGGAGATAATTTTAAAAGCTTTGGAAAATTGCGGAGGAATTGTGGTGGTGGACGATGAAGAGGAAGCTTTACAGCTTGCCAACCAGCTGGCTCCGGAGCATTTGGAGTTAATGCTCCCCAATCCTTTCGGCTATTTAGCTAAAGTAAAAAATGCCGGAGCGGTTTTTTTGGGACAGTTTAGTCCTGAACCCATGGGGGATTATTTGGCCGGACCCAATCACGTTTTGCCCACTTCCGGAACTAGCCGCTTTTATTCGCCCCTGTCGGTGGATAATTTCTTAAAGAAAAGTAGCGTAATTTATTATTCCCAAGAAGGTTTTTTGGCCGATGCCAGGGATGTTATTAAACTTGCCGAAACGGAAGGGCTATTTGCCCACGCCCTTTCGGTGAAAGTGAGGATTTCCAATGAATAA
- the hisC gene encoding histidinol-phosphate transaminase → MNKPRYFKEAFAQLKPYEPHLVSYEIKLDANENPYLFPKSLLEEIFSKIGTRDFPLYPDPLAGRLRIRLSEKLGVLPENIVLGNGSDELILCLYLAFGGYGRIALSFSPSFVMYRHHAFVTQTEFFEVSYRDDFSLDLDETKKAIEKYQPHLVFLANPNNPTGTLVDIETIKKLLAYDHLLVVDEAYVEFSGVSAIDLLKKYQNLVILRTFSKARALAGLRLGYLVASVDVVKEIIKVKNPYNVNVFSQIAGEVVLANEEVFQGEIKEIVAERERLYNQLASLGLKPVKSHANFILVEFGEKAKKIHQELINHGILVRYLGGALANYLRITVGTPEENRQLLKKLGEIL, encoded by the coding sequence ATGAATAAGCCGAGATATTTTAAAGAAGCCTTTGCCCAGCTAAAGCCCTACGAACCTCATCTGGTTTCCTATGAAATTAAACTTGATGCCAATGAAAACCCGTATCTTTTTCCAAAAAGTTTACTGGAAGAAATCTTCTCCAAAATTGGGACAAGGGATTTTCCCCTTTATCCCGATCCCTTGGCTGGGAGGCTTCGTATTAGACTCTCGGAAAAGCTTGGGGTTTTGCCGGAAAATATAGTTTTAGGAAATGGTTCCGATGAGTTGATTCTTTGCCTTTATTTAGCCTTTGGGGGATACGGGAGGATTGCCTTAAGTTTTTCTCCTTCCTTTGTGATGTATCGACACCATGCTTTTGTAACCCAAACGGAATTTTTCGAAGTTTCGTACCGGGATGATTTTAGCCTTGATCTGGATGAAACGAAAAAAGCCATTGAAAAGTATCAACCCCATTTAGTGTTTCTGGCCAATCCCAATAACCCGACGGGAACCCTGGTGGATATAGAAACGATTAAAAAGCTTTTAGCTTACGACCATTTGCTGGTAGTGGATGAGGCGTACGTGGAATTTTCGGGAGTTTCGGCGATAGATTTATTAAAAAAATATCAAAACCTTGTTATTTTGCGGACCTTTTCCAAAGCCCGGGCTCTGGCCGGCTTAAGGTTGGGATATTTAGTTGCCAGCGTTGATGTGGTAAAGGAAATTATCAAGGTAAAAAATCCCTATAATGTAAATGTTTTTTCCCAGATTGCCGGGGAAGTGGTTTTGGCCAACGAAGAAGTTTTTCAAGGGGAAATTAAAGAAATCGTAGCCGAAAGGGAAAGGCTTTATAACCAGTTAGCTTCTTTGGGTTTAAAGCCGGTGAAAAGCCACGCTAATTTTATACTGGTGGAATTCGGGGAAAAGGCAAAAAAGATTCACCAGGAGTTAATTAACCACGGAATTTTAGTGCGGTACTTGGGAGGAGCCCTTGCTAATTATTTACGGATAACCGTTGGTACACCGGAAGAAAACCGGCAACTTTTAAAGAAACTGGGGGAAATCTTATGA
- the hisB gene encoding imidazoleglycerol-phosphate dehydratase HisB, producing MRRAEVQRTTLETMINVEFTMDGNGEFSGTSGLGFFDHMLTLFCKFGGFNLNLSCQGDLEVDDHHTVEDIGLVLGEAFSKALGDKKGIARFASGFYPMDEALMLIAVDISGRPYLAFEADFPPVLAGKFNYQMVEEFLRGFVQKAGITLHVREISGKNLHHKAEAIFKGLGRTLKVAVSVQGDELPSTKGVI from the coding sequence ATGAGGCGGGCCGAGGTACAACGAACAACATTAGAAACCATGATTAATGTGGAGTTTACAATGGACGGAAACGGGGAGTTTTCCGGAACTTCAGGCCTTGGGTTTTTTGACCACATGCTCACCCTGTTTTGTAAATTTGGCGGGTTTAATTTAAATCTTTCCTGCCAGGGAGACCTGGAGGTAGATGACCACCACACGGTGGAAGATATTGGTCTGGTTTTGGGGGAAGCGTTTTCTAAAGCTTTAGGGGATAAAAAGGGAATTGCCCGCTTTGCCTCGGGTTTTTATCCGATGGATGAAGCATTAATGCTGATAGCGGTTGATATTTCCGGACGGCCGTATCTTGCCTTTGAAGCTGACTTTCCGCCGGTTTTGGCAGGAAAGTTTAACTACCAGATGGTAGAAGAGTTTTTACGCGGGTTTGTGCAAAAAGCCGGGATTACGTTGCATGTCCGGGAAATTTCGGGCAAAAACTTACACCATAAAGCCGAGGCAATTTTTAAAGGCTTGGGACGTACCTTAAAAGTTGCGGTTTCCGTCCAGGGGGATGAATTACCCTCAACCAAAGGAGTGATTTAG
- the hisH gene encoding imidazole glycerol phosphate synthase subunit HisH → MTVVVDYEMGNLLSVTKALEELGYKPSVTSDPRKILEEDLVVLPGVGAFRDAVRNLKEKGLFLALKERASLNRPILGICLGMQLFFTKSYEDGEYEGLDLIPGEVVRFQKAPKIPHMGWNNLVPVDTTHELFKNLPDYYVYFVHSYYAQTDSRYVLAYTEYGEKFPAAVRRGSIIGFQFHPEKSGPVGRQILKNLREML, encoded by the coding sequence GTGACGGTTGTGGTAGATTACGAAATGGGTAATCTTTTAAGTGTGACCAAGGCTTTAGAAGAACTGGGATATAAACCTTCCGTTACTTCGGATCCCAGGAAAATTTTGGAGGAGGATTTGGTGGTTTTACCCGGGGTTGGGGCGTTCAGGGATGCGGTGAGGAATTTAAAGGAAAAGGGGCTTTTTTTGGCTTTAAAAGAACGGGCTTCCTTAAACCGGCCAATCCTGGGGATTTGTCTGGGGATGCAGCTTTTTTTTACGAAAAGCTATGAAGATGGCGAGTATGAGGGTTTGGACCTTATTCCCGGGGAAGTGGTTCGTTTTCAAAAAGCTCCCAAAATTCCCCACATGGGGTGGAATAACTTGGTACCGGTAGACACGACCCATGAACTTTTTAAGAATTTACCGGATTATTATGTTTATTTTGTCCACTCCTACTATGCCCAGACCGACTCCAGGTATGTTTTAGCTTATACCGAATACGGGGAAAAGTTTCCGGCGGCGGTAAGGCGGGGCAGTATTATTGGCTTTCAGTTTCATCCGGAAAAAAGCGGACCGGTGGGAAGGCAGATACTTAAGAATTTGAGGGAGATGCTATGA
- the hisA gene encoding 1-(5-phosphoribosyl)-5-[(5-phosphoribosylamino)methylideneamino]imidazole-4-carboxamide isomerase: protein MILIPAIDLMGKKVVRLTQGEKERKTEYPISPVELALKYQEAGARLIHVVDLDRAFTGESENFEVIAEIIKNVSIPVQVGGGIRDIESFRELIDLGVSRVIVGTIAVTNPELLEEMLTLDRDKVAVGIDAKNGWVAIKGWVESSNYRALDLAYKVKEMGVTTIIYTDIARDGSLTGPNFNETLKLAIDTGLKVIASGGISGLEDLRRWRELGENKIYGVIAGKAILEGKIDLKEGIRILEGES, encoded by the coding sequence ATGATTTTAATACCAGCAATAGATTTAATGGGGAAAAAAGTGGTGCGGCTTACGCAGGGGGAAAAAGAGCGGAAAACCGAATACCCGATTTCGCCCGTGGAGCTGGCCTTAAAGTATCAGGAAGCGGGAGCCAGGCTAATTCATGTCGTGGATTTGGATCGTGCTTTTACCGGGGAAAGTGAAAATTTTGAAGTCATTGCCGAAATTATTAAAAATGTTTCCATACCGGTACAGGTCGGTGGAGGCATAAGAGATATTGAAAGTTTTCGGGAGTTAATAGACTTAGGAGTTTCCCGGGTTATTGTAGGGACGATAGCGGTAACCAATCCGGAGCTTTTAGAGGAGATGCTTACCCTTGACCGGGATAAGGTTGCGGTCGGGATTGATGCCAAAAACGGCTGGGTAGCAATTAAAGGCTGGGTGGAAAGTTCCAATTACCGGGCTTTGGACCTGGCCTATAAGGTTAAGGAAATGGGAGTTACCACAATAATTTATACCGACATTGCCCGGGACGGGAGTTTAACCGGGCCCAATTTTAATGAAACTTTAAAGCTTGCCATTGATACCGGTTTAAAGGTAATAGCCTCGGGTGGTATTTCTGGTTTAGAGGATTTAAGACGCTGGCGGGAACTCGGGGAAAACAAAATCTACGGGGTTATTGCCGGAAAAGCAATATTAGAAGGTAAAATTGATTTAAAAGAAGGGATTAGGATACTGGAAGGGGAGTCTTAA